The Halococcus sediminicola genome has a segment encoding these proteins:
- a CDS encoding amidohydrolase, with the protein MQEARHADLIELRRDLHRHPEPAWREFYTTSRIVDECERIGVDELYVGPDALGDGERTAVPDDDELQRWYDRAREVGARGDVLDQLKGGYTGAVAVLERGEGPTVALRVDIDGLPREESEDEEHTPVGEGFRSRTGAMHACGHDAHATIGIGVLEAIAESDFQGTFKLLFQPGEEIVAGGKPMAGSGHLDDVDYLLAVHVGLDHPTGEVVAGIDDFLAVHHFRADFSGTPAHAGNEPNAGDNAVQAMATAVQNLYAIPRHGDGPTRVNAGMVGGGSATNIVPEEAFVEGEVRGQSTELMEYTRERAERTLDHAAGIHGCSLELTTVGGAPSAESDTALVDIVHEISSGMASVETATDRDALGGSEDATYLMRTVQENGGLAAYVCVGTDHPGGHHTATFDVDEESIAIGVDTLTDSIYEIAQKKP; encoded by the coding sequence ATGCAGGAAGCCCGCCACGCGGATCTCATCGAGTTGCGCCGTGATCTCCACCGCCACCCCGAACCCGCGTGGCGGGAGTTCTACACCACGAGCCGCATCGTCGACGAGTGCGAACGCATCGGCGTCGACGAACTCTACGTCGGCCCGGACGCCCTCGGCGACGGCGAGCGCACGGCCGTGCCCGACGATGACGAACTCCAGCGATGGTACGACCGTGCCCGCGAGGTCGGCGCACGCGGGGACGTTCTAGATCAACTGAAGGGTGGCTACACCGGCGCGGTGGCGGTGCTCGAACGTGGCGAGGGACCCACGGTCGCGCTCCGAGTCGACATCGACGGCTTACCGCGCGAAGAATCGGAAGACGAAGAGCACACACCGGTCGGGGAAGGGTTTCGCTCTCGAACCGGTGCGATGCACGCCTGCGGGCACGACGCCCACGCGACCATCGGCATCGGGGTGCTCGAAGCGATTGCCGAGAGCGACTTCCAAGGCACGTTCAAACTCCTCTTTCAGCCCGGTGAGGAGATAGTCGCCGGTGGGAAGCCGATGGCCGGGAGTGGTCACCTCGACGACGTGGACTACCTCTTGGCCGTCCACGTCGGCCTCGACCACCCGACGGGCGAGGTCGTCGCGGGCATCGACGACTTCCTCGCGGTCCATCACTTCCGCGCGGACTTTTCGGGTACACCCGCCCACGCCGGCAACGAACCGAACGCGGGCGACAACGCGGTGCAGGCGATGGCGACCGCCGTTCAAAACCTCTACGCGATCCCGCGCCACGGCGACGGTCCCACGAGGGTAAATGCAGGGATGGTCGGCGGCGGCAGCGCGACGAACATCGTTCCCGAGGAGGCGTTCGTCGAGGGCGAAGTCAGAGGTCAGAGCACGGAGCTGATGGAGTACACCCGCGAACGGGCCGAGCGCACGCTCGACCACGCTGCTGGAATCCACGGCTGTTCGCTCGAACTCACAACCGTGGGCGGCGCACCGAGCGCCGAAAGCGATACGGCACTCGTCGACATCGTCCACGAAATCTCTAGTGGGATGGCAAGCGTCGAGACGGCGACCGACCGTGACGCACTCGGCGGTAGCGAGGACGCGACCTATCTCATGCGAACAGTACAAGAAAACGGCGGGCTGGCGGCCTACGTCTGCGTCGGCACCGACCACCCCGGTGGGCATCACACCGCGACCTTCGACGTCGACGAGGAAT